DNA from Serinibacter salmoneus:
ACGGGCAGGTTCCCGCGGCGCCCGGCAGCGGGGCGTCGCCCACCCGGCGCGGTAGCCGCGTGGTGGTCCTCGGTGGGGGGCCGGGCGGCTACGAGGCTGCGCTGGTGGCGCGGCAGCTCGACGCCGAGGTCACACTCATCGAGCGCAACGGGATCGGGGGTGCGGCGGTCCTCACCGATGTGGTGCCCTCGAAGTCCCTCATCGCCTCGGCGAACATGGTCGCCAAGACCGAGGTGGCCGAGTGGATGGGGATCTCTCGCGGGCAGCCGCAGAGCGGGCTCGAGGTGGACCTGGCTCGCCTGAACGATCAGGTGCTCACCCTGGCGCATCAGCAGTCGGCCGATATCCGCGCGAACCTGGAGCGCGCCGGGATCGAGGTGGTGGACGGCGAGGGGCGGCTCCTCGCCCCGGACCGGGTGGCGGTGACCACCCCCGGGCGGGAGCGGGAGTTTCCCGCCGAGGTGGTGCTCCTCGCCACCGGGGCGTCACCGCGGGTGCTCCCGACCGCGGTGCCGGACGGTGAGCGCATCCTGACCTGGACGCAGTTGTATCGCCTGCGGGAACTGCCGGAGCGACTCATCGTGGTGGGTTCAGGCGTGACGGGTGCGGAGTTCGCGAACGCCTACGGGGCGCTGGGGTGTGACGTGGTGCTGGTCTCCAGCCGTGATCGTGTGCTGCCGGGGGAGGACGGCGATGCGGCCGAGCTCATCGAGGGCGCCTTCCGGCGCCGCGGCATGGAGGTGTTGAGCCGGTCGCGTGCGGCGGCGGTGGAACGCCGCGGTGAGGGTGTGGTGGTGACGCTGGAGGACGGCCGTGAGGTCGAGGGTTCGCACTGCCTGGTGGCGGTGGGCGGCGTGCCGAACACTGCTGGCCTGGGGTTGGAGGAGGCGGGTGTGGCGCTCGCGCCGAGCGGCCACATCACGGTGGACCGGGTCTCGCGTACCACCGTGCGCGGCGTGTACGCCGCGGGAGACGTGACGGGTGTGCTCCCGCTGGCCTCCGTGGCCGCGACCCAGGGGCGCATCGCGATGTGGCACGCGCTGGGTGACGCGGTGGCGCCGCTGGACGTCTCCAAGGTGCCCGCCACGGTGTTCACCTCTCCGGAGATCGCGACGGTGGGGGTCTCGGCGGCCGATGCCGAGGCCCATGATGCCCGCGTGCGGGTGGTGCCGCTCTCGCGCAACCCGCGGGCGAAGATGATGGGCATCGAGGAGGGGTTCATCAAGGTGGTGGCGCGGCAGGGTTCCGGGTCGGTGCTGGGTGGTGTGGTGGTCAGCCCTCGGGCCAGCGAGCTGATCCACGTACTCACGCTCGCCGTGACCACGCGGTGCACGGTGGATGAACTCGCCACCACCATGACGATCTACCCCTCGCTCTCGGGGAGCATCGCCGAGGCCGCCCGTCTGTTGCATATGCCGACCTTTGGGGATGGCTGAGGTCCAGAGGCGTCATGTTGCATCCATGTGACTTTTCTCCCTTCAGGGAGCGCCGTCCGCATCCATCGACTAGCGTCCTATCTGCTGAACGGTGGGGGCCACAGGCGACACGGTGAGGCGGGCTACAGGATGGTGCAGACGAGTGTGGCGGTTGACGAGGTGAGCGAGGGAGGGCCGGAGCAGGTGCGGCCACGATCCGGCGGGATCGCCGGCTTGCCCTGGCTCGTGAAGGTCCGGGCAGGGATCCTGGCGACGGACGTAGCGATGATGGCGCTCACCTTCCTCACTGCACAGTATGTGTGGTTCGGGGGATTCTCTGAGCCGGTGGCGAGCAACCGGGTTCCGCTTTCCTACCTCGAGATCAGTTTGCTCTTCGGCGCCATCTGGCTCGTGGCGCTCTCGGCGCAGCGCAGTCGCTCGGAGCGGGTGCTCGCCGTGGGCGGCGAGGAGTACCGCCGCGTGGTGAACGCTACGGTCCTGGCGTTCGGCGTGACCGCGATCCTTGCGTTCCTGTTCGAGATCCGGCTCTCCCGCGGGTTCTTCCTGGTTGCGCTGCCCCTAGGACTCGCACTATTGGTCCTGGGGCGCTGGATTACGCGCCGCGTGCTGGACCATCTGCGACTGATGGGCCGCTGCATGAGCGACGCGATCGTGATGGGCGAGCCCGCCGATGTGCGGCGCGTGCTGACGGAGTTGGCCGAGAACCGGCAAGCCGGCTATCGGGCGGTCGCCTACAGCCTGACCTCGGGCACGAGCGCCTCGTGGGGGAACCCGGGGTGGACGTCCGTTCCGGAGATCGCGGAGCGGGACATCGTGACGCGTGTGGCGCAGGATGAGTTGCGGGCGGTGATCGTGGCCGGCGAGCTCCCCGGGGGGCGTGACGCGATCCGCCGCCTCGGGTGGGACCTCGAGGGCAACGGTGTCGAGTTGATCCTCGTGAGCCGACTCACGGATGTGGCCGGCCCCCGGATGCACCTGCGGCCCGTCCAGGGGCTGCCCCTCGTGCATGTGACACTCCCGCAGTACTCCGGGCCCGCACACGCCCTCAAGAGGGCGTTCGACGTGCTGTTCGCGGGCGCAGTGCTCCTCGTGCTCCTCCCGGTGTTCGCGGTGATCGGGATCCTGGTCAAGGCCGGGGACGGCGGGCCAGTCTTCTTCCGCCAGGAGCGAGCCGGGGCCAACGGATCGACCTTCAAGATGGTGAAGTTCCGCTCCATGCGCGTGGACGCCGAAGCGCTCAAGGCGACGCTGATGGCGCAGAACGAAGGTGCCGGGCCACTGTTCAAGATGAAGAACGACCCGCGGATCACCCGTGTCGGAGGGTTCCTGCGCAAGTACTCCCTCGACGAGTTGCCCCAGTTCTGGAACGTGTTCGTGGGTGACATGAGCGTGGTGGGTCCCCGCCCGCCACTGCCCGCCGAGGTGGAGGAGTACGACGCCGCCGCCACCCGCCGCCTGTTGATCAAGCCCGGCATCACCGGGTTGTGGCAGGTGGGCGGGCGTTCAGACCTGACCTGGGACGAGAGCATCCGACTCGACCTCAACTACGTGGAGAACTGGTCGCTCGCCGGTGACCTGGTCATCATTGCCAAGACCGTGAAGGCCGTCTTCGAGAACGACGGCGCATACTGAGTGCCCGATCTCCCGGCGGCGGTCCCGACGCCGTGTCGCAGATGAACTGATGAGCGCCGCTCACTTCGATTTCTGCACGATGTGATCAGGAAGGCGCCGTACGTGTAGAGATCAGGCCGAATGAGGCCAGTTGGGTTACGGCGTCGTCGACTCCTCTGGGAATCTCGGGCGCCGATTCCGGGAAACGCATCATAGCGAGCTCCTGGAGTTCTCCTCGTGTCCTCGCCCCTTCGGCGATGTCGAGCCAGAGTTCGGCGGCTGCACCTTCCAATGGAACGAAGCCCACTAGGGAGAGCGCATTGACGACGCACACTCGGTTCTCACTGACGTGCCAGATCACGCTTGGGAGGATGGTAATGGAATCCGCGGCATCATGAGTGGACGCGGAGCGCTCGCCAGTGAGGTCGGCAGGACGATCCGGTTCAGGCGTCGTCGGCCGATTCGCGCCGCCAGTACCTGTTCTTGGCTGGTTTGCGACGGTTTGCGTACGTTGTCCTCCGGGTGCAGGCACAGGAGTACGGGGCACCGAAATGGTCGGCGCCGTGTCTGCCTTCTCGAGGTAGCTAGTGCCGGAGCGTAGCGCCGAACGCATGCGAAAGGAGCGCGCGGCATCGCGCCACATGTCCGGAAAGGAGGTCAAGCCGTACTGTAGGCGTCGGATTCTTGCTCGCGTGTATGCACTCCGCTCAGCTGTCGCGGGAAGCCAGCGGACACCGAGGTCCTCATGGCGGGGCCAGGCGAGTCGAAACGCGACCAACGGGAAGCGCCACCCTGAGCGTGCAAGGGCACGAACGTGGCTGCCCGCACCCGGGGAAGAGCGCGCCACAAGGAACTCCCAAGCGGCAACCCGCTCAGCGTGGGCGCGGTCGAGGGGTACAGAGACGCCGAGGGCAGTCCACAATTGCTCGAGCGAACCGGTGGAGCCCGTGCGCCACGCGAAGGTCTGGATCGTGGATCGACCAATCCTATCGACATCGAAGGCGCGGATAGAGTGGGCTACCTCGCTGGAGTCGATCCAGTTCGGATTCGATCGGGCGGAATGAAGGCAGTGGATCGCCAAGCTCCCCAAGGCATCAGTGCAGGGAACGTCTCTGTTCGCTCGCCGAATATGTGCACGGCGCGACCAGAGCTCTTCAAAGACTTGGGAGGGCGGTGCCAGGAACCCAGGATAGAACTCGTGGACGTCTATCTCACATCCCAACCAAGGCAGCACCATAGTGGCGGAGTGCGCCCGGAGCACTCGGCCTTCGTTCGCGGCCTCGAACCGTCTGGCCGCGCCAGCGCCGGTGAGTCGAGCGACAAGCGCCTCGAAGTGGGCCGGATCTACGAGGATGTCGACGTCCGCGCTGACGCGAGGGAGGCGAAGGCCCTGTGCGCTCAACACGTCGCCCTTGATCAGAAGGACTCGAGCTCCGATGTTGTCGGCGATGCAGGCTATGAGGGCGGCGCCCAACTGGAGCGCTTCACGGTGGGTCAGCGGCTGTGCCGTGCTGTGGCGAGCCATCCAACCTCCAAGAGTATCGAACACCGTACGGTCGCGTGTCGCTTGCAGCGCTGTCAACGTGGCGAGTCTCACGCTACCTGGAGGCGCAGGGCTCGCTGCTCAGGCTACGGCGTTCGGGCGGCTCGGGTAGACTCAAGGAGTCTTCTGCGCATCCGGGCGCGGTTTGGGGGGCGGCAACACGAAGCGGCTGATGACGAGGAGCGCACTTCGCTAATGCAGGTCCTTCATGTTTCCGAGTCCTACGCTGGCGGGGTCGCAACCGCGGTGTTGGATTATGTTAACTCGACTCCGGAGTACGAGCACTCACTACTCTACGCGCCTCGGGCTGACGGGGAGATCGCTGAGAGCGATCTAGCACCGTTCAAGAGCGTAGAGCGCATGCCGATAGCTCATTGGGCCCGTATTCAGAGCGTCAGGCGCAGCGTGACGGAACTTCGCCCGGATATCGTGCACGCTCATTCGAGTTTTGCGGGCGCCTATGTGAGGTTGGCCGTAAATCGGAAGCGTACGCCCATCGTCTACACGCCTCATGCATTCGCCTTTGAGCGGCTGGACGTGAACCGTGCGATACGAGGCGCGTTCCGCGCCACCGAGTGGATGTTATCGACCAACACCACCGCCTACGCCGCGTGTTCGCCGAGCGAGGCGCGACTGTCGGACTTCCCCATGACACGACGTCCCGTTGCCATGGTGCCCAATGTCCCTCCGGCTGTTCCGCTAAGCGCTGACGATTGCCGGCCGACCACCGATGGACCCTTGCGCGTTGTCGGAGTGGGTAGAGCTAGCCGGCAGAAGGACCCTGGGTTCTTCCTGCGCTCCATAGAAGAGGCCAGGGCCGCTGGGCTCGAGGTTGAGGCAACATGGGTGGGGGGCGATGATGCCCTGAAGTCGGTCCTAGAGGTGCACGACATCGCGTGCACCGGATGGGTGACCAGGGATCAGGTATACCGAGCACTGGCGGGGGCGGATATCTACCTGCACACTGCGGCATGGGATGGTTTCCCGGTGACCGTCCTCGAGGCCGTGCGGCTAGGTGCTGTGCCGGTAGTGCGCCGCTCCCGCGCGTTCGAGGGTATCGACCTTCCAGTCTACGTCAATTCACCGTCTGACTGCATCGACGGTCTTGCTGCTCTACAGGCGAGCGGCCAACGGGTAAAGGCCCTTCGTGCAGCGGAAGAAGGGCTCTCGGGATTTAGTCGGGAACATCAGCGCACGCGCCTGTTGGGGCTGTATGAGCAAGTGTCCAGGAGAGAACGAGTCGAGTGGGAGAGCCGTGCTAATTAGATACCCTGGCCGTATCGTAGATCGGCATGTTGGTGGGAATACGACCTACGCTCGTCGAATTCGCGAGGGGATGATTGCAAGGGGGGTTGATACTGCCGTGATCCCGATGCGGGGGGGTGCGCTGGGGAACCTCGTTGCCGAGACCGCTACCGGTCTCGCGAAGCGCGAGAATGAGGTCATTCACTACAGTGCTGACACTGGGGCCCTCCTGAAAACCCGGACGGCTTCCGTGGTGACAGTCCACGGAGTGGCGAGTCGGTGGATCGACGTTGCGCGCAATCCCCGCCAGGAGTTCATCTGGCGATCACGGGTCGGGCGTGCGATGGCCTCATCGGATCGGATCATCACGGTGTCCAACTCGGCTGCGGATGACATCGCGAACGTCTTCCAGGTTGACCCGTCTCGTATCGAAGTCATCCTGCACGGAGTGGATCATCCGGGCGAGTCCGAGGGGATCTCCCAGGAGTTGCGTGAGGCAATGCCGGACGGCCCCTACGCTCTCTACCTCGGAAACGTTGAGCCTCGGAAGAACCTGATCGCACTCAGTGAAGCGTTCGACCGCACTCCACTTGCCGACCTTGGTATCCCGCTGGTCATCGCGGGCAGAATGGCGTGGAACTTCGAAGAGTCAGCAGCTGCGATCGATCGTGCGCGGAACGTCCACTATGTGGGCTTCGTTTCGAACGAGGACCGGCTTGCGTTGATGCAGGGCGCAACTCTGTTCGTCTTCCCATCGCTGTATGAGGGATTTGGGATGCCAGTGATCGAAGCGATGGCCGTGGGCACGCCGGTTGCGTGTTCCCGTCGTGGCTCTCTCGCGGAGGTTTCCGGGCCCTCCTGGGAGTTGGATGACCTCTCCGCAGAGGGCCTATCCAACTCTCTTGCCGCGGCGCTCCAAGACAGTGACTTTCTCGCGGGTGCAGCACAGTCTGGACCGGAATGGGCGCAGCGGTTCAAGTGGGACGACAGTATCGATGCGCACATTCGTGTCTATAGGTCTGCGCTGGAGGCCCGGCTATGAGAGTGTTGCTGATTCACGGCTATTCCGCTGACAATGCCGGGGACGGGTTGCTGGTCAGCGCGGCACTCGAGTTGGTTCGCGAAGCGTTTGGTGACCCGCAAGTAGAGTTGCTATGTCAATACCCCGATTCGTTCCGTGAGCTCGGCCTCGCCCTCTATCCCTCCCGCCCGGATTCCGCACTCAAGGCCGCGCTCCGTGGTGACTTCCCGAAGTTCGATGCGTTCGATCTCATCGTTGCCGTGGGTGGCGGCTATTTGCGATTCGGACACCCCGTCGAGGCGCTGAAGACCACGGCGGTGCACGGCTACCAGTTGGTTCTGGCATCGATGACCAAGACACCCGTGATCTACCTCCCCCAGAGCATCGGACCGTTGCGCTTCGGATCGCAGGGCATGGTCCGCCACTTCGCCGCGCGCGTTCAGCGGATTCATCTCCGAGACGACCGCTCGATGCACGAGGTTCGGTTGCCCAATACGGTGAGAACCCCGGACATGGCGCTCCTAGCGCGCTCGTACCGGGATCGTTCCGGCGCAGTGCCGTCTGCGACGCCGATTGTGTCGGTGCGCAACGTCGCAGGATCAGTGCCCACAGACGTGCTCGAGTTGACGCACACGCTGGAGACGTTCGACGGATACGTGCAGAGTGCCGTCGGATCGAACCAGGACCAAGCAGCGGTCGAGTCAATCTCGCCGCGGCGTATTGTGACCCGACGTGAGCTCCTCGAGGGCGACGAGCGGCGTGTGGTCGTTGCGGTGCGGTTGCATGCCGCGCTGATGGCTCTCAACGCTGGGCACCTGGTGGTCCATCTTGCGTACGAACGTAAGGGCTTCGGGGCCTTCCAGGACCTCGGCCTGCCAGAGTACGTGCACAACGTGAACGACTTCGATCCAGCTCGGGTCCATGCCCAGGTCGCGTCCCTGCTCAACTCCCTCGAAGTGCGCGAGGCCTACGACGCGACTCTCCGCGAAGCTCGCTCGCGTCTGGAGTCGCGTCGGGCAGCGCTCATTAGGGATGTCCAGTCGATTGCGTCCTTGGAGGCGTTGTGATTTCTATCAGCCGAGTACGAACGGTCGCAATAGGTCGTGCAAAGGCCGGGGTCCGCCGCCTGTGGGCGTCACCCGCCTACGCCAAGCTCCTGGTGTTGCACGATCGGGTCGCCGCGCGCCCAGCTTCGCGTGTGCTCCCCGCGGAACGCCGGGATCGCGTGGTTCTCGTCTCACCGTCTGGCCGGGGCAACATCGGCGACCAGGCCATGTTCGAGGCCATTCTCGCGAACACCGACGGTGCGATCGACATCGTCCTGCACTCCAGCAACTCGCTTCGTGTGCCGGTCTCTGATCTGCACCGGGTGCGGTTGCACGTACTGCCACGTCTCGTCCGCGGTGGTCTCATCCGGCGGATCCCCGACGTGCGGTCGTTCGCGGCGCTCGCGGGGAGTGCCAGCGAAGTGATGGTTCCCGGTGCGGACACCATCGATGGGGGCCACGCTCACGCGAGCCTCGCCCGTCTTAGTTTGGTCGTGCTTGCCCACGACGCCGGCGCGGCGGCTCGTGTGCAGGGTTTCAGTTGGTCGGACCACGTGCCCGCATCAGTGACCACCCTCATGCGGTCGGTCGCGAAGCGTGCACTGGTGTTCCCCCGTGACCCGCGCGCCGTCGAGCGCTTGCAGGCATCGCACGTTGCACCTATCACGCCTGCCGCAGACGTGGTGTTCTCGTACCGACGTGAGGCTGACCTTTCCGCTGACTTGCAGTCCTGGCTCGACTCCCAAAAGGAGGCGGGACGTCGAGTGGTGGCCCTCAACGTCAGTGGGTTCATCGCTCGCAACAAGGACCTGCTTGACGAGTATGTCACCGTTGTCTCTCATCTCCGGTCGCGGGATGTCAGCGTTCTGTTTGTCCCGCACGTGCTCCGTGCGGGTGACAGTGACCTGGTGGCGATTCGTCACGTTGTCGAGCGCGTAGGCCTGGGCGAGGACTTCCTGATTGAGAACCAGCTGTCCCCTGCTCAGGTGCAGACGGTTGCCAGAGGGTGCGCTTGCGTCATCACGGGTCGGATGCACTTCGCCATCATGTCCCTTAGCAACGCAGTACCCGCGGTCACGTTGGCTACTGTGGGCAAGGTCGAGGGTCTGTACGACATGTTCTCACTTCCTGAGCTGGTCGTTCAGCCTGCACCGGGAATGGCAGAGTCCATCGTGAATGCACTTGAGTCCGTCCTGGCCGACCGCACCTCGTTTGCGTCGACAATCTCATCATCGTTGGGCCGTGTGCAGGAACTGTCTGCGCGCAACTTCGACGCGGGCGGGTCTCACTAAGTGCGCACGCAGGGTGGCGGCTATCTCAGCCGCGTCCGCGCGTACTTCACGAGTGCAAGCCTCCTCGGGCTCTCGCCCGTGGTTCTGAGTCTTGCGACTCTCTTTTCGATCCCGCTGCTCATCCGTGGGG
Protein-coding regions in this window:
- a CDS encoding NAD(P)H-quinone dehydrogenase, giving the protein MTAHPGEKTNPADGVEPSGGDGQVPAAPGSGASPTRRGSRVVVLGGGPGGYEAALVARQLDAEVTLIERNGIGGAAVLTDVVPSKSLIASANMVAKTEVAEWMGISRGQPQSGLEVDLARLNDQVLTLAHQQSADIRANLERAGIEVVDGEGRLLAPDRVAVTTPGREREFPAEVVLLATGASPRVLPTAVPDGERILTWTQLYRLRELPERLIVVGSGVTGAEFANAYGALGCDVVLVSSRDRVLPGEDGDAAELIEGAFRRRGMEVLSRSRAAAVERRGEGVVVTLEDGREVEGSHCLVAVGGVPNTAGLGLEEAGVALAPSGHITVDRVSRTTVRGVYAAGDVTGVLPLASVAATQGRIAMWHALGDAVAPLDVSKVPATVFTSPEIATVGVSAADAEAHDARVRVVPLSRNPRAKMMGIEEGFIKVVARQGSGSVLGGVVVSPRASELIHVLTLAVTTRCTVDELATTMTIYPSLSGSIAEAARLLHMPTFGDG
- a CDS encoding sugar transferase, with product MVQTSVAVDEVSEGGPEQVRPRSGGIAGLPWLVKVRAGILATDVAMMALTFLTAQYVWFGGFSEPVASNRVPLSYLEISLLFGAIWLVALSAQRSRSERVLAVGGEEYRRVVNATVLAFGVTAILAFLFEIRLSRGFFLVALPLGLALLVLGRWITRRVLDHLRLMGRCMSDAIVMGEPADVRRVLTELAENRQAGYRAVAYSLTSGTSASWGNPGWTSVPEIAERDIVTRVAQDELRAVIVAGELPGGRDAIRRLGWDLEGNGVELILVSRLTDVAGPRMHLRPVQGLPLVHVTLPQYSGPAHALKRAFDVLFAGAVLLVLLPVFAVIGILVKAGDGGPVFFRQERAGANGSTFKMVKFRSMRVDAEALKATLMAQNEGAGPLFKMKNDPRITRVGGFLRKYSLDELPQFWNVFVGDMSVVGPRPPLPAEVEEYDAAATRRLLIKPGITGLWQVGGRSDLTWDESIRLDLNYVENWSLAGDLVIIAKTVKAVFENDGAY
- a CDS encoding glycosyltransferase family 4 protein, with protein sequence MQVLHVSESYAGGVATAVLDYVNSTPEYEHSLLYAPRADGEIAESDLAPFKSVERMPIAHWARIQSVRRSVTELRPDIVHAHSSFAGAYVRLAVNRKRTPIVYTPHAFAFERLDVNRAIRGAFRATEWMLSTNTTAYAACSPSEARLSDFPMTRRPVAMVPNVPPAVPLSADDCRPTTDGPLRVVGVGRASRQKDPGFFLRSIEEARAAGLEVEATWVGGDDALKSVLEVHDIACTGWVTRDQVYRALAGADIYLHTAAWDGFPVTVLEAVRLGAVPVVRRSRAFEGIDLPVYVNSPSDCIDGLAALQASGQRVKALRAAEEGLSGFSREHQRTRLLGLYEQVSRRERVEWESRAN
- a CDS encoding glycosyltransferase family 4 protein — protein: MRGGALGNLVAETATGLAKRENEVIHYSADTGALLKTRTASVVTVHGVASRWIDVARNPRQEFIWRSRVGRAMASSDRIITVSNSAADDIANVFQVDPSRIEVILHGVDHPGESEGISQELREAMPDGPYALYLGNVEPRKNLIALSEAFDRTPLADLGIPLVIAGRMAWNFEESAAAIDRARNVHYVGFVSNEDRLALMQGATLFVFPSLYEGFGMPVIEAMAVGTPVACSRRGSLAEVSGPSWELDDLSAEGLSNSLAAALQDSDFLAGAAQSGPEWAQRFKWDDSIDAHIRVYRSALEARL
- a CDS encoding polysaccharide pyruvyl transferase family protein, which encodes MRVLLIHGYSADNAGDGLLVSAALELVREAFGDPQVELLCQYPDSFRELGLALYPSRPDSALKAALRGDFPKFDAFDLIVAVGGGYLRFGHPVEALKTTAVHGYQLVLASMTKTPVIYLPQSIGPLRFGSQGMVRHFAARVQRIHLRDDRSMHEVRLPNTVRTPDMALLARSYRDRSGAVPSATPIVSVRNVAGSVPTDVLELTHTLETFDGYVQSAVGSNQDQAAVESISPRRIVTRRELLEGDERRVVVAVRLHAALMALNAGHLVVHLAYERKGFGAFQDLGLPEYVHNVNDFDPARVHAQVASLLNSLEVREAYDATLREARSRLESRRAALIRDVQSIASLEAL
- a CDS encoding polysaccharide pyruvyl transferase family protein; the encoded protein is MVLVSPSGRGNIGDQAMFEAILANTDGAIDIVLHSSNSLRVPVSDLHRVRLHVLPRLVRGGLIRRIPDVRSFAALAGSASEVMVPGADTIDGGHAHASLARLSLVVLAHDAGAAARVQGFSWSDHVPASVTTLMRSVAKRALVFPRDPRAVERLQASHVAPITPAADVVFSYRREADLSADLQSWLDSQKEAGRRVVALNVSGFIARNKDLLDEYVTVVSHLRSRDVSVLFVPHVLRAGDSDLVAIRHVVERVGLGEDFLIENQLSPAQVQTVARGCACVITGRMHFAIMSLSNAVPAVTLATVGKVEGLYDMFSLPELVVQPAPGMAESIVNALESVLADRTSFASTISSSLGRVQELSARNFDAGGSH